One segment of Vagococcus martis DNA contains the following:
- the alaS gene encoding alanine--tRNA ligase translates to MKQLSSSQVRQLFLDFFETKGHKIEPSASLIPIDDPTLLWINSGVATLKKYFDGSVVPENPRITNAQKSIRTNDIENVGKTARHHTMFEMLGNFSVGDYFKKDAIHWAWELLTSDEWYGLDKDKLYVTIHPDDEEAFRIWNEEVGLPKESIIKLEENFWDIGAGPCGPNSEIFFDRGQEYNDVAEDDPENFPGGENERYLEIWNLVFSEFNHTENNEYLPLPHKNIDTGMGLERMVSIFQDAPTNFETDLFIPIIEATQKMSDGKEYGKDSATDTSFKVIADHIRAVSFAIGDGALPSNEGRGYVLRRLIRRAVMHGKKLGIDKAFLVDLVPVVGQIMESYYPEIVEKQDFIQKVIKTEEERFHETINDGLSIISELIKDLKASNQTVLSGKDIFKLYDTYGFPVELTEEMAQDEGLSVDHEGFEVEMTAQRDRARAARSKEESMSVQSSLLTDIKVVSEFVGYTEDTVDAKLMVIIQDDEIKDATTEGNAQLIFGQTPFYAEMGGQVADKGAIYNATGDLVANVVNVKKAPNGQSLHQVEVFGELKTDDTYQLVIDKELRQRITKNHTATHLLHRALKDVLGEHANQAGSLVAPGYLRFDFTHFEQVTPEELKQMEEIVNEKIWAHLPVVTVETDIDSAKEMGAMALFGEKYGKNVRVVNVDGYSIELCGGVHVSNTSDIGVFKIVSESGIGAGVRRIEAVTSKEAYEAFREEEGLLRQVSKFVKAPQLKDTVQRVEQLQEQLKQAQKEVEQLSAKLANAEAEDVFKDIKEVDGVTYIASKVAVKDMNQLRQLADQWKQKSLSDILVLGLVQGEKVNLLVSMTKEMNEQGLKSGDLIKAIAPLVGGGGGGRPDMAQAGGKNPEGLQSAIDAVEPWIKEHK, encoded by the coding sequence ATGAAACAATTATCAAGTAGTCAAGTAAGACAATTATTTTTAGATTTTTTTGAAACAAAAGGACATAAAATTGAACCAAGTGCCTCTCTTATCCCGATTGACGACCCAACCTTATTATGGATTAATTCAGGAGTGGCAACATTAAAAAAATATTTTGATGGGTCTGTTGTACCTGAAAACCCAAGAATTACCAATGCTCAAAAGAGTATTCGTACTAATGACATTGAAAACGTTGGGAAAACAGCACGTCACCACACAATGTTTGAAATGTTAGGAAACTTCTCTGTTGGTGATTATTTTAAAAAAGATGCGATTCATTGGGCTTGGGAGTTATTAACAAGTGACGAGTGGTATGGTCTTGATAAAGATAAATTATACGTGACGATTCATCCAGATGATGAAGAAGCATTTCGTATTTGGAATGAAGAAGTAGGTTTACCAAAAGAGTCAATCATTAAACTAGAAGAAAACTTTTGGGATATTGGAGCTGGTCCATGTGGTCCAAACTCTGAGATTTTCTTTGATAGAGGACAAGAATACAATGATGTCGCAGAAGATGATCCTGAAAACTTCCCTGGTGGCGAAAATGAACGTTACTTAGAAATTTGGAACTTAGTATTCTCAGAATTTAACCATACTGAAAATAATGAGTATTTACCATTACCACATAAAAACATTGATACGGGGATGGGATTAGAACGTATGGTGTCTATTTTCCAAGATGCTCCAACAAACTTTGAAACAGATTTATTTATTCCAATTATTGAAGCCACACAAAAAATGTCTGATGGCAAAGAATATGGAAAAGATAGTGCAACAGATACGTCTTTCAAAGTCATTGCTGATCATATTCGTGCCGTGTCATTTGCAATTGGTGATGGGGCGTTGCCATCAAATGAAGGGCGTGGCTATGTGTTACGTCGTTTAATTCGTCGTGCGGTGATGCATGGTAAAAAATTAGGAATTGATAAAGCCTTCTTAGTGGATTTAGTGCCTGTCGTTGGACAAATTATGGAAAGTTATTACCCAGAAATTGTTGAAAAACAAGACTTTATCCAAAAAGTGATTAAAACTGAGGAAGAAAGATTCCACGAGACAATTAATGATGGTCTATCAATTATTAGTGAGTTAATTAAAGATCTGAAAGCATCTAACCAAACAGTCTTATCTGGTAAAGATATCTTTAAATTATATGATACGTATGGATTCCCTGTTGAGTTGACCGAAGAGATGGCTCAAGATGAAGGATTAAGTGTGGATCACGAAGGTTTTGAAGTAGAAATGACGGCTCAAAGAGATCGTGCTCGTGCAGCTCGTTCGAAAGAAGAGTCAATGTCTGTTCAATCTTCTCTATTAACTGACATCAAAGTAGTTAGTGAATTTGTGGGATACACAGAAGACACTGTAGATGCTAAATTAATGGTAATTATTCAAGATGATGAAATTAAAGATGCGACAACTGAAGGCAATGCACAATTAATTTTTGGTCAAACACCATTCTATGCTGAAATGGGTGGACAAGTGGCTGATAAAGGGGCAATTTATAATGCAACAGGTGATTTAGTGGCTAATGTTGTCAACGTTAAAAAAGCACCAAATGGCCAATCATTGCACCAAGTAGAAGTATTTGGTGAATTAAAAACAGATGATACGTATCAATTAGTGATTGATAAAGAATTGCGTCAACGCATCACAAAAAATCATACAGCGACTCACTTATTACATCGTGCGTTAAAAGATGTATTAGGAGAGCATGCTAATCAGGCAGGTTCACTTGTAGCACCAGGTTATTTACGATTTGATTTTACTCATTTTGAGCAAGTGACACCTGAAGAGTTAAAACAAATGGAAGAAATCGTAAATGAAAAAATTTGGGCTCACTTACCAGTTGTCACAGTTGAAACAGACATTGATTCAGCAAAAGAAATGGGTGCAATGGCACTGTTTGGTGAAAAATATGGTAAAAATGTTCGTGTGGTAAATGTTGATGGTTACTCTATCGAATTATGTGGTGGGGTTCATGTAAGCAACACTTCTGATATTGGGGTTTTCAAAATTGTTTCTGAATCAGGAATTGGAGCAGGTGTTCGACGTATCGAAGCTGTGACAAGTAAAGAAGCGTATGAAGCCTTTAGAGAAGAAGAAGGATTACTCCGTCAAGTATCTAAATTTGTTAAAGCACCTCAACTAAAAGATACTGTTCAACGTGTGGAACAATTACAAGAACAATTAAAACAAGCACAAAAAGAAGTAGAACAATTAAGTGCCAAATTAGCAAACGCTGAAGCAGAAGATGTGTTTAAAGACATCAAAGAAGTGGATGGCGTGACTTATATTGCATCTAAAGTAGCGGTTAAAGACATGAATCAATTACGTCAATTAGCTGACCAATGGAAACAAAAATCACTATCTGATATTTTAGTTTTAGGGTTAGTTCAAGGTGAGAAAGTTAACTTACTGGTAAGTATGACAAAAGAGATGAATGAGCAAGGATTGAAATCAGGTGATTTAATCAAAGCAATCGCGCCACTTGTTGGTGGTGGCGGTGGTGGTCGTCCTGACATGGCTCAAGCTGGTGGTAAAAATCCAGAAGGGTTACAATCAGCAATTGATGCAGTCGAACCTTGGATTAAAGAACATAAATAA